In a genomic window of Porphyromonadaceae bacterium W3.11:
- a CDS encoding glycosyltransferase family 2 protein, with the protein MKKVAVVILNWNGSELLRQYLPSVIYNTPSSIADIIIADNGSTDNSIQYLNSIEGVRVLPLLDNYGFAGGYNRAIDQLDYPYILLLNSDVRVSPNWLEPLVQFMTDHPEVVAVQPKILWDRDPSKYEYAGAEGGYMDRLGYPFCRGRIFDTLEESDGQYGSEPKRIFWTSGAAMLVRREAYVNQGGLDEHFFAHQEEIDLCWRWNCEGHQLYVVPESVVFHYGGASLDMEDPRKTFLNFRNNLLMLHKLLPKKVLAWTMVRRFFLDRLAALVFLVKGKRGDALAVYKAWWAFWMRPSRRTRGIDRLKGYQVLYPKVLLWRYHIKKEKRYSHLKQ; encoded by the coding sequence GTGAAGAAAGTTGCCGTTGTTATCTTGAATTGGAATGGGTCTGAGTTACTAAGGCAGTATCTCCCCTCTGTTATCTACAATACCCCTAGTAGTATCGCTGATATTATTATCGCTGATAATGGGAGTACTGATAATTCGATACAATACTTAAATAGCATAGAAGGGGTAAGGGTTCTTCCTCTACTTGACAACTATGGCTTTGCTGGCGGGTACAATAGAGCAATAGATCAGTTGGATTACCCCTATATCTTATTACTCAATAGCGATGTCCGAGTATCTCCTAATTGGCTCGAACCCTTGGTTCAGTTCATGACAGACCATCCTGAAGTGGTGGCCGTACAGCCAAAGATTTTATGGGATCGAGATCCCTCTAAGTATGAGTATGCAGGAGCTGAAGGAGGCTATATGGATCGTCTGGGATACCCTTTCTGTAGAGGTCGTATCTTTGACACGTTAGAGGAGTCAGATGGGCAGTATGGTTCGGAACCAAAACGTATTTTTTGGACTTCTGGAGCAGCAATGTTAGTCCGCCGTGAAGCTTATGTCAATCAAGGTGGGCTGGATGAACATTTTTTTGCACATCAGGAGGAGATAGATCTTTGCTGGCGTTGGAACTGTGAGGGGCATCAATTATACGTAGTGCCGGAGAGTGTAGTTTTTCATTACGGTGGAGCCTCTCTAGATATGGAGGATCCTAGAAAAACCTTTCTTAACTTCAGGAATAACCTGCTGATGTTACATAAGCTACTACCTAAGAAAGTATTAGCATGGACCATGGTCCGTCGCTTTTTTTTGGATCGTTTGGCGGCATTAGTTTTTTTAGTCAAAGGTAAGCGAGGGGATGCGTTGGCTGTATATAAGGCCTGGTGGGCTTTTTGGATGAGGCCGAGTAGGCGTACTCGTGGGATAGATCGTCTTAAAGGCTATCAGGTACTATATCCGAAGGTCTTATTATGGCGTTATCATATAAAAAAAGAAAAAAGATATAGTCACTTGAAACAATAA
- a CDS encoding lysophospholipid acyltransferase family protein, with product MSESDKKAPLAGRILYHFFGVIGKLPSWWHYLWADLLSYPLQYIVGYRKEVIRKNLRNSFPEKSHKELKSLEHKVYVNLCDLAVEIIMLCGFTERRLRRHVVLENGEIFGQLHNEGHNSIYMFLGHYGDWEWFTALQKFLPDTELNVLYHKQHGVWNYLMQRARSKFGAELLEKYAAPRVILSRRHDDVPRTYVFVADQSPGINNTHVFIDFFGQKTAVYTGMERLAQIAGSPVVYVEIKKPKRGQYRVRIELMTMDASEYGEGELAQDFMKRLEETIRRAPEYWLWSHRRWRYSIEDVQNHFPERKISILES from the coding sequence ATGAGTGAAAGTGATAAGAAGGCACCCTTAGCTGGTAGAATATTATATCATTTTTTCGGTGTCATTGGTAAACTCCCATCATGGTGGCACTATTTATGGGCTGATTTGCTATCCTACCCCCTCCAATATATTGTGGGGTATCGTAAGGAGGTTATCCGAAAGAATTTGAGGAACTCTTTTCCAGAGAAGAGTCACAAGGAGCTAAAGTCATTAGAGCATAAAGTGTATGTCAATCTCTGTGACTTGGCAGTAGAGATCATCATGCTATGTGGATTTACCGAAAGGAGGCTTAGGCGTCATGTGGTGCTAGAGAATGGCGAAATCTTTGGTCAGTTACATAATGAAGGACATAATAGTATTTATATGTTTTTGGGTCATTATGGTGATTGGGAATGGTTTACAGCATTGCAAAAATTTCTGCCCGATACGGAGTTGAACGTCCTGTATCACAAACAGCATGGAGTTTGGAACTACCTGATGCAGAGGGCAAGGAGTAAGTTTGGTGCCGAGCTATTAGAAAAGTATGCCGCTCCTAGGGTTATCCTAAGTCGAAGACATGATGACGTCCCTCGAACTTATGTCTTCGTTGCGGACCAATCACCAGGAATTAATAACACACACGTCTTCATAGATTTTTTTGGACAAAAGACGGCCGTCTATACCGGGATGGAGCGTTTAGCTCAGATAGCGGGGAGTCCTGTAGTATATGTGGAGATTAAGAAACCCAAACGTGGACAATATCGCGTAAGAATAGAATTGATGACGATGGATGCTTCAGAGTATGGGGAGGGAGAGTTAGCACAAGATTTTATGAAACGACTGGAGGAGACCATTCGTAGAGCACCAGAGTATTGGCTTTGGTCACATCGGAGATGGCGTTATTCAATAGAGGATGTACAGAATCACTTTCCGGAGAGGAAGATTTCAATATTAGAGTCGTGA
- the mtaB gene encoding tRNA (N(6)-L-threonylcarbamoyladenosine(37)-C(2))-methylthiotransferase MtaB, whose product MIDTNIFQDKKVAFLTLGCKLNFAETSHLGRTLLERGMRAVADGEEADFCLVNTCSVTELADKKSRQVIRKLHREHPNAKIIVTGCYAQLQPEVVAELEGVDLVLGANEKGDLIKFLEQLESSDSNQDRVHVLHTAVEDIDTFSHSVSSEGRTRHFLKVQDGCDYHCSYCTIPKARGKSRNGLISELVTEAEKVASIGGKEIVLTGVNVGDFGKSTGETFLELIQALDKVAGIERFRISSIEPNLITDEIIRFVADSERFAPHFHIPLQSGSDDVLRLMRRRYKREVFAHKVQLIKDVMPHAFIGVDVIVGTRGERPEYFEDSYQFIEGLPVTKLHVFSYSERPGTDALEIDYVVSPQEKHRRSQRLIELSEEKHRAFNVSQLGSTHKLLLEHADGGPWLYGFTENYVRVRVPYDPILQGEVRNVKLCDLADDEVEVVNGELL is encoded by the coding sequence ATGATTGATACAAATATATTTCAGGATAAGAAGGTGGCTTTTTTGACGCTCGGGTGTAAGCTTAATTTTGCTGAGACGAGCCATCTTGGTAGGACTCTATTGGAGCGAGGCATGCGTGCTGTCGCTGATGGTGAAGAGGCAGATTTCTGTCTGGTTAATACTTGTTCGGTGACAGAGCTAGCAGATAAGAAGAGTCGACAAGTGATTCGTAAGCTGCACCGCGAGCATCCTAATGCTAAGATTATAGTTACAGGTTGTTATGCACAGCTCCAGCCAGAGGTCGTGGCGGAGCTGGAGGGTGTTGATTTAGTATTAGGTGCTAATGAGAAAGGCGATCTAATCAAGTTTTTAGAGCAGTTGGAGAGCAGTGACTCTAATCAAGATAGAGTGCATGTGCTTCACACCGCTGTGGAGGATATTGATACTTTTTCTCACTCCGTTTCGAGTGAGGGGAGGACAAGACATTTTCTCAAAGTTCAAGATGGCTGCGACTATCACTGTAGTTATTGCACTATCCCTAAGGCTAGAGGAAAGAGTCGTAATGGACTTATTTCGGAGCTTGTGACCGAAGCCGAAAAGGTAGCGAGCATAGGAGGTAAGGAGATCGTGCTCACAGGTGTTAATGTCGGGGACTTTGGTAAATCGACAGGAGAGACCTTCCTGGAGCTGATACAAGCACTGGATAAAGTGGCTGGGATAGAACGATTTAGGATCTCAAGTATTGAGCCCAACCTTATCACGGATGAAATTATCCGATTTGTGGCTGATTCAGAGCGGTTTGCACCGCATTTTCACATTCCATTACAGAGTGGCTCAGATGATGTATTGAGGTTAATGCGTCGGAGATACAAAAGGGAAGTATTTGCCCATAAGGTACAGTTGATCAAGGATGTTATGCCTCACGCTTTTATTGGTGTTGATGTGATTGTCGGGACCCGAGGAGAGCGTCCTGAATATTTCGAAGACAGCTACCAATTTATTGAGGGGTTACCTGTGACTAAGTTACATGTTTTTAGCTATAGTGAACGACCAGGTACAGATGCCTTGGAGATAGACTATGTGGTTAGCCCACAAGAGAAGCACCGCCGTAGTCAGCGATTAATAGAGCTTAGTGAAGAAAAGCATAGAGCTTTTAATGTCAGTCAATTAGGCTCTACCCATAAGCTCTTACTAGAGCATGCCGATGGGGGACCATGGCTATACGGATTTACAGAAAATTATGTGCGTGTTCGTGTCCCATATGATCCGATCTTGCAGGGAGAGGTGCGTAATGTAAAGCTGTGTGACTTAGCGGATGATGAAGTAGAGGTCGTAAATGGTGAATTGTTATGA
- a CDS encoding alpha-L-fucosidase, with protein sequence MRRTIVIILISLISTLIGYGKPTQKWLDQKYSMFIHFGLYSQYGGVYQGEPVKWGYSEQIQSFAGIFSDWYAASAEDFNPEEWDPDSIVALAKEAGMKSIVFTSKHHDGFCMYHSQFTSFNIVDATPYGRDLMKELADACHRGGIDFGIYYSLIDWHFPQAYPISSHNADPLTPEHFEYNMNQVREIMTNYGTISEIWFDMGCLTPEQSKKLYHLVNALQPECMISGRLGNDYVDFSVMADNEYPDYKLGVPWQTAASMFDETWGYRSWQERGSVSDKINEKIKSIIKVVSRGGNYLLNIGPRGDGSVVEFERDVLLGIGQWIGRNKEAIYGTRANPFHQFFGWGDVTATDDALYLFIEEPTIKEELSLCGFDGVVREVVRLEDGQPCHFVESEGGIIIICDGLNQQHATPFVIKVSFENGYTVRPEHILQGGELSHLNAIHTFGHSSQDYYGGYKSLIGYDWYFSSSESSITPTVYYAESDTDKTISINIDGTEQIVQLTGSIYEHKELDSQKVKWGRLYTKRGRGVFGYLPEDGTRISPETLNQEWEQVEHFRYGEEHQKRLRPRGSILFLQEIKSSEDQTIAVKLGCGNAMYITLNGEYITAHFSPDRISYQEELLLLPLKAGNNQLIVKYFNRFENNLKYSITPMKSWDIYAQPLKTIPLKDSDESHRISLRLAYPSSKVSPLRLSNLSIKL encoded by the coding sequence ATGAGACGAACCATCGTAATTATACTCATCTCTCTAATTTCCACCCTAATAGGCTATGGAAAACCGACACAGAAATGGCTGGATCAAAAATACTCTATGTTCATCCACTTTGGGCTATATTCTCAATACGGCGGTGTCTATCAAGGGGAACCCGTCAAGTGGGGATATAGCGAACAGATACAATCATTTGCCGGCATTTTTAGCGACTGGTATGCAGCGAGTGCGGAAGATTTTAATCCTGAAGAATGGGATCCTGATAGCATCGTAGCACTGGCAAAAGAGGCTGGTATGAAGTCCATCGTCTTTACCTCGAAGCATCATGATGGTTTTTGTATGTACCACTCTCAGTTCACATCCTTCAATATCGTAGATGCTACACCGTATGGGAGAGATTTGATGAAGGAGCTTGCGGATGCTTGCCATAGAGGTGGGATTGACTTTGGGATATATTACTCATTGATAGACTGGCACTTTCCACAGGCCTACCCTATCTCAAGCCACAATGCAGACCCTCTGACTCCAGAGCACTTTGAGTATAACATGAATCAGGTAAGAGAAATCATGACTAACTATGGCACTATCTCTGAGATTTGGTTCGATATGGGATGCTTGACTCCTGAGCAGAGCAAGAAGTTGTACCACTTAGTGAATGCCCTTCAGCCGGAGTGTATGATTAGTGGTCGCTTGGGTAATGACTATGTGGACTTTAGTGTCATGGCGGATAATGAATATCCAGACTACAAGCTAGGGGTGCCATGGCAGACGGCCGCATCCATGTTTGATGAGACCTGGGGGTATCGTTCATGGCAAGAGCGGGGCTCTGTATCCGATAAGATTAATGAGAAAATAAAGAGCATAATAAAGGTGGTCAGTCGGGGTGGAAACTACCTGCTCAATATCGGTCCAAGGGGTGACGGTTCGGTTGTGGAATTTGAACGAGATGTACTACTAGGGATTGGTCAGTGGATTGGTCGCAATAAGGAAGCGATATACGGGACAAGAGCCAATCCATTTCATCAGTTTTTCGGCTGGGGTGATGTCACAGCGACGGATGACGCTCTATACCTTTTTATTGAAGAGCCCACTATTAAGGAGGAATTATCCTTATGTGGATTTGATGGGGTTGTCAGAGAAGTGGTGCGGCTAGAGGATGGTCAGCCATGTCACTTCGTGGAATCAGAAGGGGGTATCATAATCATTTGTGATGGTCTAAATCAGCAGCATGCGACTCCGTTCGTAATAAAGGTAAGCTTTGAAAATGGCTATACCGTACGTCCAGAACACATCCTTCAAGGCGGTGAACTATCCCACCTGAATGCGATTCACACCTTTGGGCACTCTAGTCAAGATTATTATGGAGGATATAAAAGTTTGATTGGATACGACTGGTACTTTTCAAGCTCCGAAAGCAGTATTACGCCTACAGTTTACTACGCTGAGAGCGACACAGACAAAACCATCAGCATCAACATAGATGGCACAGAGCAGATCGTTCAGCTCACTGGCAGTATATACGAACATAAGGAATTAGATAGTCAAAAGGTAAAATGGGGCAGGCTCTATACTAAAAGAGGAAGAGGTGTATTTGGGTACCTCCCTGAAGACGGCACTAGAATTTCGCCCGAAACTCTGAATCAGGAGTGGGAGCAGGTAGAGCACTTCCGATATGGTGAGGAGCATCAGAAACGACTGAGACCGAGGGGGAGCATCCTCTTTCTGCAGGAAATAAAATCATCGGAAGATCAAACCATCGCAGTGAAGCTAGGTTGTGGAAATGCTATGTATATAACACTTAATGGAGAATACATAACAGCCCATTTCTCTCCGGACAGAATCTCATACCAAGAAGAGCTACTCCTCCTTCCACTAAAAGCAGGAAACAACCAATTAATAGTGAAGTACTTTAATCGCTTTGAGAATAACCTTAAGTACAGCATTACACCTATGAAGAGCTGGGATATCTATGCCCAGCCATTAAAGACTATTCCGCTTAAGGATAGTGACGAGAGCCACAGGATATCCCTTAGACTTGCATATCCGAGCTCTAAGGTATCGCCCCTAAGACTCAGTAATCTTTCTATCAAACTTTGA
- a CDS encoding mechanosensitive ion channel has translation MDDFLDTIILNVLGYQLNVRTLIYLIIFCLATYGVLRLVKYMIYKSNKLSTGEKFSVNKLSRYVIAVIAFLSILKILGIDITVLLAGSAALLVGIGFGLQNVFSDFISGLILLFEGALRVDDVIEVNGLIYKLEEIRFRTTTVLGRNENHVILPNSQLTNNSVINWSYRGKPSRFKIDVGVDYDTDVDELMTLLTDVTKAEPRVLKNPEPFVRFEDYEDSALKFGVYFYTYEIFKAEQIKSQLRIEIFKELKKHDINIPFPQRVIRYHNDEIEH, from the coding sequence ATGGACGACTTTTTAGATACAATAATCCTGAATGTCCTCGGTTATCAACTTAATGTTAGGACACTCATATACTTGATTATTTTCTGCCTTGCGACCTATGGGGTGCTACGGCTCGTCAAGTATATGATATACAAATCCAATAAACTAAGTACTGGAGAGAAGTTCTCCGTCAATAAGCTATCACGCTACGTCATCGCAGTTATTGCTTTTCTGAGTATTCTTAAGATCCTCGGCATAGACATTACAGTGCTCTTAGCTGGTTCGGCTGCTCTATTAGTTGGTATTGGATTTGGACTCCAGAATGTATTTAGCGACTTCATCTCTGGTCTGATCCTTCTTTTTGAAGGAGCTTTGAGGGTAGATGATGTAATAGAGGTTAATGGCCTCATTTATAAGTTGGAAGAGATTCGTTTTAGAACCACCACAGTACTTGGACGAAACGAGAACCACGTGATCCTACCCAACTCGCAACTGACAAATAATAGTGTCATCAATTGGTCATACAGAGGGAAACCCTCACGCTTCAAAATTGATGTAGGGGTGGATTATGATACTGATGTCGATGAACTGATGACACTCTTGACGGATGTGACCAAAGCTGAGCCCCGTGTACTGAAGAACCCTGAGCCATTCGTACGTTTTGAGGATTACGAGGATTCGGCCCTCAAGTTCGGCGTCTATTTTTATACCTATGAAATATTCAAAGCTGAGCAGATTAAGAGCCAGCTGAGGATTGAGATATTCAAAGAATTGAAGAAGCATGATATTAATATCCCTTTCCCTCAAAGGGTTATCAGATATCACAATGATGAGATAGAGCATTAA
- a CDS encoding nitroreductase family protein: MNDRLKAAKEILEKRHSEYALSPEWVTSEKEVEELLGDVLQLVPSHFNSQPVRMVLLKGEAHKAHWNLIEEILISKIGKEAYDKNTRAKIEGAFLSGAGTVVFFDDTTVTKNMIEQFPTYAHNFPLWAQQVQGSHQLMVWLGLTELGYGASLQHYTGMDDDKIREQLGVPKEWAFIAHMPFGKVLNPAGKKEKKPLSETLRIKE, translated from the coding sequence ATGAACGATAGGTTAAAAGCGGCAAAAGAGATTTTAGAGAAGCGTCACAGTGAGTATGCTTTATCGCCAGAATGGGTAACATCAGAGAAAGAGGTAGAAGAACTACTGGGCGATGTCCTTCAGCTAGTTCCTAGCCACTTCAATAGCCAGCCTGTGAGGATGGTGTTATTGAAGGGAGAGGCTCACAAGGCACATTGGAACCTGATAGAGGAAATCCTGATTAGCAAAATAGGTAAGGAAGCATACGATAAGAATACCCGTGCAAAAATCGAGGGAGCATTCCTAAGTGGTGCAGGTACCGTTGTATTCTTTGATGACACGACTGTAACTAAAAATATGATCGAACAATTCCCGACCTATGCTCATAACTTTCCACTATGGGCTCAGCAAGTACAGGGTTCTCATCAATTGATGGTATGGCTTGGACTGACTGAGCTTGGATATGGTGCTAGCCTCCAACACTATACCGGAATGGATGATGATAAGATTAGGGAGCAACTAGGAGTTCCTAAGGAATGGGCTTTTATCGCACATATGCCTTTCGGCAAGGTGCTTAATCCAGCTGGTAAGAAAGAGAAAAAGCCATTGAGCGAGACTCTTAGGATCAAAGAGTGA
- a CDS encoding DUF4294 domain-containing protein: MLKNVRHIILITILLMLAPQVVGAQIQDINKLPPEKAKGFLVPACIEANGDTIPYLTLPTLYVFRNLNFSNQEARMAYKRMVRDVKRTLPFAKLVSNTLIETYEYMETLPNDKARHRHLKKMEKELYQEYKPELKKLTLRQGKLLLKLITRECGTDSYHLIDSFLGGFSATFWDGFARIIGASLKADYNPDGEDALIERVCIEVEQGYV; this comes from the coding sequence ATGCTAAAGAATGTACGTCATATAATATTAATAACCATCTTGCTAATGCTAGCACCTCAAGTTGTTGGTGCTCAAATTCAAGATATTAATAAGCTTCCTCCGGAGAAAGCCAAAGGCTTTTTGGTACCCGCATGTATCGAAGCTAATGGGGATACTATTCCTTACCTTACTCTACCCACACTTTATGTATTCAGAAATCTAAATTTCAGTAATCAGGAAGCGAGGATGGCGTACAAGAGGATGGTACGTGATGTCAAGCGGACTCTACCTTTTGCAAAGTTGGTCTCAAACACTTTGATTGAAACCTATGAATACATGGAGACCCTCCCTAATGATAAAGCCAGACATCGACATCTTAAGAAAATGGAGAAGGAGCTTTATCAAGAATACAAACCAGAGCTCAAAAAGTTAACTCTAAGGCAGGGAAAACTATTACTAAAGCTAATCACTAGGGAGTGTGGTACGGATAGCTACCATCTGATAGATTCATTTCTCGGGGGCTTTTCAGCCACGTTTTGGGATGGGTTCGCTAGGATCATTGGTGCCTCACTTAAGGCTGATTATAATCCTGATGGAGAAGATGCTTTGATAGAGAGGGTCTGTATAGAAGTGGAACAG